A genomic stretch from Chromatiales bacterium includes:
- the glmM gene encoding phosphoglucosamine mutase, protein MASKTKFFGTDGVRGRVGQPPMDPNTVLKLGWAVGKTLGAQHNAKVLVGKDTRISGYMFESALEAGLSAAGADIGLLGPFPTPGIAYLTQTTKACAGIVISASHNPYHDNGIKLFSNKATKLSEQQEIEIEHCLTHQIEDIDISSLGKAFRVLEAEDLYYSFCRNVLPPKMNLQGLKIVVDCAHGANYRIAPRIYSDLAANLEVIGAKPNGFNINDGVGTMHPQMLQHQVLENKADLGIAFDGDGDRLLMVDDSGELVDGDQLLFLLAKHAQHRKKLKGGVVGTTMSNFGLERALTECGIPFVRTEVGDRYVLHKLQDKQWQWGGETSGHIVCLDKAATGDAIIASLLVLQALIETDCTLAEAVAPMEKYPQAHANVSIGNIHNGGLLKLASPVEDIINRAREALAEQGRVLIRPSGTEPMLRIMVESHSEDESRLWAERIAVAARENLPRNS, encoded by the coding sequence ATGGCTTCTAAAACTAAATTTTTTGGTACTGATGGTGTGCGCGGGCGCGTAGGCCAACCGCCTATGGATCCGAATACCGTACTAAAATTAGGTTGGGCAGTAGGTAAAACTCTGGGAGCCCAACATAACGCTAAAGTGTTGGTCGGTAAAGACACTCGTATTTCGGGATATATGTTTGAATCGGCTCTAGAAGCAGGTCTGTCGGCCGCGGGTGCCGATATCGGTTTGTTAGGTCCTTTTCCTACGCCCGGCATCGCCTATTTGACTCAAACCACGAAGGCTTGCGCTGGTATCGTAATTAGTGCATCGCACAATCCGTATCACGATAACGGGATTAAGCTATTTTCTAACAAAGCAACCAAGCTTTCCGAACAACAAGAAATTGAAATAGAACATTGCTTAACCCATCAGATAGAGGATATAGATATCTCGAGCCTTGGTAAAGCTTTTCGTGTTTTGGAAGCGGAGGATCTTTATTATAGTTTTTGCAGGAATGTGCTACCACCTAAAATGAATTTGCAAGGTCTAAAGATAGTAGTTGATTGTGCCCATGGTGCGAACTATCGTATCGCCCCTAGAATATATTCCGATTTAGCTGCCAATCTGGAAGTCATCGGCGCGAAACCTAACGGCTTTAATATCAACGACGGTGTTGGGACTATGCATCCGCAAATGCTACAGCATCAGGTTTTAGAAAACAAAGCCGATTTAGGGATTGCCTTTGACGGTGACGGCGACCGGCTATTGATGGTTGACGACTCAGGAGAACTCGTAGACGGCGACCAGTTGCTATTCTTACTGGCTAAGCATGCGCAGCATCGGAAAAAATTAAAAGGTGGAGTAGTCGGCACTACGATGAGTAATTTTGGCTTGGAGCGCGCCTTGACCGAATGCGGAATACCGTTTGTTCGCACTGAAGTGGGAGACCGATATGTTTTGCATAAACTTCAAGACAAACAGTGGCAATGGGGGGGGGAGACTTCGGGGCATATAGTCTGTTTGGATAAGGCGGCCACTGGCGATGCGATTATTGCCTCGCTACTTGTTTTACAGGCACTTATAGAAACCGATTGCACTTTGGCGGAAGCAGTTGCACCAATGGAAAAATATCCACAAGCCCATGCCAATGTATCGATAGGTAATATTCATAACGGTGGCTTGCTGAAATTAGCATCGCCGGTTGAGGATATTATTAATCGTGCGCGTGAAGCATTGGCTGAGCAAGGACGCGTGTTGATTAGACCCTCTGGCACTGAGCCGATGTTACGCATTATGGTTGAGTCGCATAGCGAAGATGAGAGCCGATTATGGGCTGAGCGCATTGCTGTGGCTGCGCGTGAAAATTTACCGCGAAATTCTTAG
- a CDS encoding substrate-binding domain-containing protein yields the protein MYIYTIARVLVVIVALTAVVQATERRIVLASTTSADNSGLYDYLLPRFTATTGIRVDVIAAGTGRALKIAEQGDADLLIVHDEQSELAFVNSGYGIDRCTFMYNDYVLVGAAADNLSISNNPTTDIAQAMQIIATNAATFISRGDDSGTHKKELALWALAGVDITAADAWYREVGAGMGATLNIANELSAYTLADRSTWISFNNRDNLVIVKENDPLLYNYYSVILVNPKRWSKINSQDARSFYQWLLSPQSLELIKSFNIRGLQLFYPLKIDHSSEFC from the coding sequence ATGTACATTTATACAATCGCAAGAGTTTTAGTTGTCATTGTGGCGTTAACTGCTGTTGTGCAAGCCACCGAACGCCGCATCGTTTTGGCTTCCACGACATCCGCAGACAACTCTGGTTTGTACGATTATCTATTACCTAGGTTTACTGCTACGACTGGTATAAGAGTAGATGTGATTGCTGCTGGTACTGGGCGCGCGCTCAAAATCGCCGAGCAAGGTGATGCTGATTTGTTAATAGTGCACGACGAACAGTCGGAATTGGCTTTTGTCAACTCCGGCTACGGTATAGATCGCTGTACATTTATGTATAACGATTATGTACTCGTGGGAGCTGCGGCAGATAATCTCAGCATCAGCAACAACCCGACCACGGACATTGCCCAAGCAATGCAAATAATTGCTACCAACGCCGCTACTTTTATATCACGCGGTGACGATAGCGGAACGCATAAAAAGGAACTTGCCTTATGGGCTTTAGCTGGCGTTGATATAACTGCCGCCGACGCTTGGTATCGAGAGGTCGGTGCTGGCATGGGAGCGACCTTAAATATCGCCAACGAACTATCGGCTTATACTCTAGCCGACCGCTCTACTTGGATTAGCTTTAATAACCGCGACAATTTAGTCATCGTAAAGGAAAACGACCCATTGCTGTATAACTATTACAGTGTCATACTAGTCAATCCCAAACGATGGTCTAAAATTAACTCGCAAGATGCACGTTCTTTTTATCAATGGTTACTTTCCCCACAAAGCCTAGAGTTGATAAAGTCCTTTAATATCCGGGGTCTACAGTTATTTTATCCTCTGAAAATAGACCATTCGTCCGAATTTTGCTAG
- the ftsH gene encoding ATP-dependent zinc metalloprotease FtsH — MSDFLKNLVLWIIIAAVMMAVFNNFIGKREPMSDISYSRFIADVENQQVRSAEIDPDKRTITGYYTDNRRFVTYMPQDPQLVDQLLSNNVEIMTKPIEKPSLFMDILISWFPMLLLIGVWIFFMRQMQGSIGGRGGAMSFGKSRARLMGEDQIKVTFKDVAGVEEAKEEVLELVDFLKDPDKFQKLGGRIPKGVLMVGSPGTGKTLLARAIAGEAKVPFFSISGSDFVEMFVGVGASRVRDMFAQAKKQAPCIIFIDEIDAVGRHRGTGLGGGHDEREQTLNQLLVEMDGFEGSESIIVIAATNRPDVLDPALLRPGRFDRQVVVPLPDVRGREQILKVHMRKVPISDNVKSDYLARGTPGFSGADLANLVNEASLFAARYNKQKVEMDDFERAKDKIMMGAERKSMVMSEEEKKLTAYHESGHAIVGRLVPSHDPVYKVTIIPRGRALGVTMFLPEEDRYSHTRQRLNSQISSLFGGRVAEELIFGDDSVTTGASNDIERATELARNMVTKWGLSDRLGPLNYSEEEGHPFLGNKMAQQAKTFSDKTTKTIDEETSRIISENYQRTKTILEENLDKLHLMADALMKYETIDSNQIDEIMEGKVPSPPEGWSDGDDSSSTPPKEAQDQDGDQPRDDKLGDPASSH; from the coding sequence ATGAGTGACTTTTTAAAAAACCTAGTTTTGTGGATCATAATCGCTGCCGTAATGATGGCAGTGTTTAATAATTTTATCGGCAAAAGAGAACCGATGTCAGATATCTCTTATTCAAGATTTATTGCTGATGTAGAAAATCAACAAGTGCGTAGTGCTGAGATAGATCCTGACAAACGTACGATTACCGGATACTACACCGACAACCGCCGCTTTGTCACTTATATGCCGCAAGATCCGCAGTTGGTCGATCAGTTGCTTAGTAATAATGTAGAGATTATGACTAAACCGATAGAAAAGCCTTCTTTATTTATGGATATTTTAATCAGCTGGTTCCCGATGTTGCTACTAATTGGTGTTTGGATTTTCTTTATGCGCCAAATGCAGGGTAGTATTGGTGGACGCGGCGGTGCTATGTCTTTCGGCAAGAGCCGAGCTCGTCTAATGGGAGAAGATCAAATTAAGGTAACATTCAAAGATGTTGCCGGTGTAGAGGAAGCTAAAGAGGAAGTACTAGAACTGGTTGATTTCTTAAAAGACCCGGATAAATTTCAAAAGCTAGGCGGTCGTATACCCAAAGGCGTGTTGATGGTAGGTTCTCCAGGGACTGGTAAAACACTGTTGGCAAGGGCGATTGCCGGTGAAGCCAAAGTGCCATTTTTTTCTATTTCAGGTTCGGACTTCGTCGAGATGTTCGTAGGTGTAGGTGCCTCTCGGGTTAGGGATATGTTCGCGCAAGCGAAGAAACAAGCACCTTGCATTATATTTATTGATGAGATTGATGCGGTCGGTCGCCACCGTGGCACTGGTTTAGGAGGCGGGCACGACGAGCGCGAGCAAACGCTTAATCAATTACTTGTTGAGATGGACGGTTTTGAAGGGAGTGAGAGCATCATCGTTATCGCTGCCACCAACCGCCCGGATGTCTTAGATCCGGCACTACTGAGGCCGGGTCGTTTTGATAGGCAGGTGGTTGTGCCGTTGCCTGATGTGCGAGGTCGCGAACAGATACTCAAAGTACACATGCGTAAAGTACCTATATCAGACAATGTAAAATCGGATTATTTGGCGCGTGGCACACCGGGTTTCTCAGGTGCTGATCTTGCTAATCTAGTCAACGAAGCCTCATTATTTGCCGCGCGTTATAACAAACAGAAAGTGGAAATGGATGATTTTGAACGCGCCAAAGATAAAATTATGATGGGTGCTGAGCGTAAATCTATGGTGATGAGTGAAGAGGAGAAGAAATTAACCGCTTATCACGAGTCTGGACATGCCATCGTCGGTCGTTTAGTGCCGTCGCACGATCCGGTCTATAAGGTGACGATTATTCCTCGTGGTAGAGCGTTGGGTGTGACTATGTTTTTGCCTGAGGAAGACCGCTATAGCCACACTCGTCAGCGTCTCAATAGTCAAATATCCAGTCTATTCGGTGGACGGGTTGCCGAAGAATTGATTTTTGGCGACGACTCGGTCACTACGGGTGCTTCCAACGATATAGAACGCGCAACCGAACTAGCCCGTAATATGGTTACAAAATGGGGTTTATCCGACCGTCTGGGGCCGTTAAATTATAGTGAGGAAGAAGGCCATCCGTTTCTAGGTAATAAAATGGCGCAACAAGCTAAAACATTTTCCGATAAAACAACAAAGACTATAGATGAAGAAACCTCGCGTATTATTTCGGAGAACTACCAACGTACTAAAACCATACTGGAAGAAAATCTGGATAAATTGCATTTGATGGCTGACGCACTTATGAAATACGAAACTATCGACAGCAACCAGATTGACGAAATTATGGAAGGTAAAGTACCGTCTCCGCCGGAAGGGTGGTCCGACGGTGACGATAGCAGTAGTACTCCGCCTAAAGAAGCGCAGGATCAAGATGGTGATCAACCCCGGGACGATAAGCTAGGCGATCCGGCCAGTTCTCATTAA
- a CDS encoding triose-phosphate isomerase: MANPLLVANWKSHGNLHKNQIWIKQFLAQPLSADIDLVVCPPFPYIPQLLDLCKGTTVAVGAQNLSAYQQGAYTGEVSADMLRDLGCRYVIIGHSERRSLQAEDDKQLTLKLQMAIDCDLIPIFCVGETLQQREQAQTQAVLSDQLSAIVSVLKSTSFILAYEPIWAIGSGQTATPEQAQQVHRFLREYLIERLSNNAAEISIIYGGSVNPNNAKELFAERDISGGLVGGASLKAEDFSQIYGAFKEMI; this comes from the coding sequence ATGGCAAATCCTCTACTAGTTGCTAACTGGAAATCGCACGGCAACCTGCACAAAAATCAAATATGGATAAAGCAATTTTTGGCACAGCCTTTATCCGCAGATATTGATTTGGTGGTCTGTCCACCGTTTCCTTATATCCCACAGCTACTCGATTTGTGTAAAGGCACTACGGTCGCAGTCGGCGCACAGAATTTGAGTGCATATCAACAGGGAGCTTATACTGGAGAAGTTTCGGCAGACATGCTTAGAGATTTGGGTTGCCGGTATGTTATTATTGGACACTCTGAGAGACGCTCTTTGCAAGCCGAAGACGATAAACAGCTTACTCTCAAGTTGCAAATGGCGATTGACTGTGATTTGATACCTATATTTTGCGTAGGTGAAACATTGCAGCAGCGCGAGCAGGCACAAACTCAAGCGGTGTTGAGCGATCAGTTATCGGCTATAGTATCAGTGCTAAAAAGCACATCGTTTATACTCGCTTATGAGCCGATTTGGGCGATAGGCAGCGGACAAACCGCAACGCCTGAGCAAGCGCAGCAGGTGCATCGCTTTTTGCGTGAATATTTAATCGAACGGTTGAGTAACAACGCAGCTGAGATTAGTATAATATATGGAGGTAGCGTTAATCCGAATAATGCAAAGGAGTTATTTGCCGAGCGCGACATAAGTGGTGGTTTGGTTGGCGGTGCTTCGTTAAAAGCCGAAGATTTTTCACAAATATATGGCGCCTTCAAAGAAATGATATAA